A genomic stretch from Edaphobacter aggregans includes:
- a CDS encoding YpdA family putative bacillithiol disulfide reductase, with the protein MSDHAAEDIVDLLVIGAGPTGMACAIEAQRAGFTALLVDKGCLCNSLFHYPANMTFFTTPELLEIGNIPFSSPNQKPNRSEALEYYRKVAEHYALDVRQYETVERATGSDGRFLVHTVDRFGRKLEHRARKLVVATGYYDLPNYLGIPGEDLNKVRHYYDEPHPFFDRDVVVIGGKNSAAIAALDLWRHGARVTLVHRGAEMHRHVKYWILPDINNRIKNGEISAYFSSNVTNIAEDEVMLSTPQGPLTLPNHFVFALTGYHPDFDFIEQLGVTLDEENDRVPVCDPATLESNVPGIYLAGVIVAGERTNEIFIENGRFHGQLIAEALRGKLQAA; encoded by the coding sequence ATGAGCGATCATGCTGCGGAAGACATTGTTGATTTGCTGGTGATCGGCGCCGGGCCGACAGGAATGGCCTGTGCGATCGAGGCGCAGCGGGCAGGATTCACTGCTCTCCTGGTCGATAAGGGCTGCCTGTGCAACTCTCTGTTTCATTATCCGGCCAACATGACCTTCTTCACGACGCCGGAGTTGCTGGAGATAGGCAACATTCCGTTTTCAAGCCCTAACCAGAAGCCGAACCGGAGCGAAGCGCTCGAGTACTACCGCAAGGTAGCCGAGCACTACGCGCTGGATGTCCGGCAGTACGAGACGGTCGAGCGTGCCACCGGAAGCGACGGCCGTTTCCTCGTCCATACCGTCGATCGCTTCGGCCGCAAGCTGGAACACAGGGCACGCAAGCTTGTCGTTGCTACCGGCTACTACGATCTGCCGAACTATCTCGGCATTCCGGGCGAGGACCTCAACAAGGTCAGGCACTACTATGACGAGCCGCATCCGTTCTTCGATCGGGATGTTGTTGTGATTGGCGGGAAGAACTCAGCAGCAATTGCGGCACTCGATCTCTGGCGGCACGGAGCTCGCGTGACGCTGGTGCATCGGGGAGCGGAGATGCATCGCCATGTGAAGTACTGGATCCTACCGGACATCAACAACCGCATAAAGAACGGCGAAATCTCGGCCTACTTCAGTAGCAACGTCACCAACATCGCGGAGGATGAGGTAATGCTGTCGACGCCGCAGGGCCCGCTGACCCTTCCCAACCACTTCGTCTTTGCGCTGACGGGTTATCACCCGGACTTTGACTTCATCGAGCAACTGGGGGTAACGCTGGACGAGGAGAACGATCGCGTTCCAGTGTGCGATCCTGCCACGCTTGAGAGCAACGTTCCGGGGATCTATCTTGCGGGAGTCATCGTCGCGGGAGAGCGGACCAACGAAATCTTCATCGAGAACGGACGCTTCCACGGTCAGTTGATCGCAGAGGCTCTGCGCGGAAAGCTGCAGGCGGCTTAG
- a CDS encoding DUF3999 family protein, with the protein MKPVLLALLLWQAADAGLHTPVADPQFFRYQRQITLPAGAGPSCVTIDPRIFPHAAPSLKDLRIYQTSSGSQSREIPYAITLSEPAQQDNEPARVMNLGMLGRTIVFDLAMPARPYTEVALDLDGKDFLAIATVSGLNEPNAAASTKLGDFTLFDLTSQHLSRSTTLRLQESSFSYLHVELNISPAPGNRIFVPTPGMVRGATVPPSREAQSLYTTAAETTAITQRGRETVATFNLPERVPIERVSFTLAPDFKSNFSRDVRVTDRPAGTPTSSAETITGTILRVHLTQSGREIRQQQLSIPATLGSNMQSPATVEVAIQNGDDAPLPITSVRLEMRERKLCFDAPSAEPLALFYADPTLTAPQYDYARFFSLASPMHPAQLGPELPTPAYHPRPDSRPLTERHPDLLWIVLLVVICALGVVALHSSKKLPR; encoded by the coding sequence GTGAAGCCCGTCCTCCTTGCGCTCCTCCTCTGGCAGGCTGCAGATGCTGGTTTGCATACGCCCGTGGCCGACCCGCAGTTTTTCCGTTATCAGCGACAGATCACGTTGCCCGCTGGTGCAGGCCCGTCTTGCGTAACGATCGATCCACGGATATTTCCCCATGCCGCTCCGTCGCTCAAAGACCTGCGCATCTATCAAACCTCTTCCGGCAGCCAGAGTCGCGAAATCCCCTATGCCATCACGCTCAGCGAACCCGCACAACAAGACAACGAACCAGCACGCGTGATGAATCTCGGCATGCTGGGACGCACTATCGTCTTCGACCTCGCGATGCCAGCGCGCCCCTATACCGAGGTCGCGCTCGATCTTGATGGCAAAGACTTCCTCGCCATAGCCACTGTCTCCGGCCTCAACGAGCCGAACGCCGCAGCCTCAACCAAGCTCGGTGATTTCACTCTCTTCGATCTCACCTCACAGCACCTCTCGCGCAGCACCACGCTTCGCCTGCAGGAGTCGAGCTTTTCCTACCTTCACGTCGAGTTGAACATATCGCCCGCGCCCGGCAACCGCATCTTCGTCCCTACGCCCGGAATGGTTCGCGGGGCCACTGTCCCGCCCAGCCGCGAGGCTCAGTCTCTCTACACCACCGCCGCCGAAACCACGGCCATCACGCAACGCGGACGAGAGACCGTCGCCACCTTCAACCTGCCCGAGCGCGTCCCCATCGAGCGCGTCTCCTTCACACTTGCGCCTGACTTCAAATCGAACTTCAGTCGTGACGTGCGCGTCACAGACCGCCCGGCCGGCACTCCGACCTCATCAGCCGAAACGATCACCGGAACGATCCTGCGCGTACACCTTACCCAGTCTGGGCGCGAAATCCGCCAGCAGCAGTTGAGCATCCCCGCAACGCTCGGCTCCAACATGCAGAGCCCCGCAACAGTAGAGGTCGCCATTCAAAACGGCGACGACGCTCCACTTCCCATCACGTCAGTGCGTCTCGAGATGAGAGAACGCAAGCTCTGCTTCGACGCGCCCAGCGCCGAACCGCTCGCGCTCTTCTATGCAGATCCAACGCTCACTGCGCCGCAATATGACTACGCTCGATTCTTCTCTCTTGCGAGTCCGATGCACCCAGCGCAGCTTGGGCCCGAGCTCCCAACCCCCGCCTATCATCCGCGCCCCGACTCCCGCCCGCTCACGGAACGGCATCCGGACCTTCTATGGATCGTACTGCTCGTTGTAATCTGCGCTTTGGGCGTGGTGGCGCTGCACTCGTCGAAGAAACTACCCCGGTAG
- a CDS encoding DNA translocase FtsK, protein MKSLRLVSTPTRNRRLNEIIGLTVLVGAGLLLLALASYTPSDPSFNTVGAYVTGRPAHNWTGMVGAYLSDVMLQLIGVAAFFLPLVLGRLGLCWMRSRPAGSPLAKTVGLAMWVVFAPAAIALLPGHLMWRRALPIEGTTGRLLSDFMVHYLNLPGACIVLALMVALSLYLATTFTFNTAREWATIRFSFIQAMWDRWVRWREKRVGANLDTETYGSKRERADAKARRERELAEAAEKQSEEVERTTLLGSLFGWLGRKKKIERITLAPHEAVEQASMWRNMPRTLVDAPPVTPLSTAAAAAAPFAEALAKAASPKHALDDESNFADGTFNFGAESNPVVSEPVPIRLAKKPVETPVPVAPIAESGEEHISFGKRADADIKPVTIVPKSVRGYKLPPSSLLHRSEEQAAVREDALREEARVLVEKCAEFDVDGQVTHINPGPVVTTFEFKPEAGVKYARVTGLADDLCLAMAAESILIERMPGKSTVGIQVPNSERETIWLRDVVECESFAQSKSRLAIALGKDINGRIVTADLASMPHVLIAGSTGSGKSVAINAMIMSVLFKSTPEQVRMILVDPKRVELGMYEGIPHLFTPIITEAKLAANALRNAVREMERRLKLLAANHVRNIDQFNKLFDHGSEYLFEDVNQEPLPYIIIIIDELADLMMLDRANVEESITRLAQMARAVGIHLVLATQRPSVDVITGLIKANVPTRMSFRLATKVDSRTIIDSNGAESLLGRGDMLYLPPGTSRVQRVHAPFVTEKEISAVTAFWKAQGEAEYVHGFLEGPKEDAGKDGEGSTEGDNDDPMYDDAVRLVFEFGKASTSLLQRRLRIGYGRAAHLIDMMYNDGLVGPADGSKPREILKSPNWISEVDTAIR, encoded by the coding sequence ATGAAAAGCTTACGACTTGTTTCGACACCGACGCGCAATCGCCGCTTGAACGAAATTATCGGGTTGACCGTGCTGGTGGGTGCAGGGCTGCTGCTGCTGGCGCTGGCCAGCTATACGCCGTCGGATCCGTCGTTCAACACGGTAGGGGCGTATGTCACGGGGCGGCCGGCACATAACTGGACGGGAATGGTTGGGGCTTACCTGTCGGATGTGATGCTGCAGTTAATCGGAGTGGCTGCGTTCTTTCTACCACTGGTGCTAGGGCGACTGGGGCTTTGCTGGATGCGGTCGCGACCGGCTGGGTCTCCGCTGGCGAAGACTGTGGGCTTGGCGATGTGGGTGGTGTTTGCGCCGGCGGCGATTGCGCTCCTTCCGGGCCACCTGATGTGGCGGCGTGCGCTGCCTATTGAGGGTACGACTGGGCGGCTGCTGTCGGACTTTATGGTGCACTATCTCAACCTTCCCGGCGCGTGCATTGTGCTGGCGTTGATGGTTGCGTTGTCGCTCTATCTGGCTACAACGTTCACATTCAACACGGCGCGGGAGTGGGCGACGATTCGGTTCAGCTTTATACAGGCGATGTGGGACCGCTGGGTGCGGTGGCGCGAGAAGCGCGTGGGTGCGAATCTCGATACGGAGACTTATGGCAGCAAGCGCGAACGGGCCGATGCGAAGGCTCGGCGAGAGCGTGAACTGGCAGAGGCTGCTGAGAAGCAGAGCGAGGAGGTAGAGCGTACTACGCTGCTGGGTAGCCTGTTCGGATGGCTGGGACGGAAGAAGAAGATTGAGCGAATCACGCTCGCGCCGCATGAGGCTGTTGAGCAGGCGTCGATGTGGCGGAATATGCCGAGGACTTTGGTTGATGCTCCTCCGGTGACGCCTTTGAGTACTGCGGCGGCAGCGGCTGCTCCGTTTGCGGAAGCGCTGGCTAAGGCTGCATCGCCGAAACATGCGCTCGATGATGAATCGAACTTCGCTGATGGCACCTTCAACTTCGGCGCTGAAAGTAATCCCGTTGTGTCTGAGCCGGTTCCGATTCGCTTGGCGAAGAAGCCGGTGGAAACGCCTGTTCCTGTCGCTCCGATTGCGGAATCGGGAGAGGAGCATATCTCCTTCGGTAAGCGGGCAGATGCGGACATCAAGCCGGTAACGATTGTGCCTAAGAGCGTACGCGGCTATAAGTTGCCGCCTTCGTCGCTGCTGCACCGTAGCGAAGAGCAGGCCGCAGTGCGTGAGGATGCGCTGCGTGAAGAGGCTCGTGTGCTGGTGGAGAAATGTGCGGAGTTCGATGTTGATGGTCAGGTGACGCACATCAATCCCGGACCTGTGGTGACGACTTTCGAGTTCAAGCCTGAGGCTGGTGTGAAGTACGCACGCGTTACGGGTTTGGCTGACGATCTTTGCCTCGCGATGGCGGCGGAGTCGATTTTGATCGAGCGGATGCCGGGTAAGAGCACCGTTGGCATTCAGGTGCCGAACAGCGAGCGCGAGACGATCTGGCTGCGGGATGTTGTCGAGTGCGAGAGCTTCGCCCAGTCCAAGAGCAGGCTGGCGATTGCGCTTGGCAAGGACATCAATGGGCGCATCGTCACTGCTGACCTGGCGAGCATGCCGCACGTGCTGATCGCAGGTTCTACAGGTTCGGGTAAATCAGTCGCGATCAACGCGATGATCATGAGCGTGCTGTTCAAGAGCACACCGGAACAGGTTCGCATGATCCTCGTCGATCCGAAGCGCGTTGAGCTTGGGATGTATGAGGGAATTCCACACCTGTTTACGCCGATCATCACAGAGGCGAAGCTGGCGGCGAATGCTCTGCGCAATGCTGTACGTGAGATGGAACGCCGGCTGAAGCTATTGGCGGCGAATCACGTTCGCAACATCGATCAGTTCAACAAGCTCTTCGATCATGGCAGCGAGTATCTGTTCGAAGATGTAAATCAGGAGCCGCTGCCCTACATCATCATCATCATCGATGAGTTGGCAGATTTGATGATGCTTGATCGGGCGAACGTAGAAGAGTCAATTACGCGGTTGGCTCAGATGGCTCGTGCGGTCGGCATTCATCTTGTGCTCGCCACGCAGCGGCCTTCGGTGGACGTCATAACCGGGTTAATTAAGGCCAATGTGCCGACGCGCATGAGCTTCCGGCTGGCGACCAAGGTGGACTCGCGCACGATCATCGATTCGAATGGCGCCGAGAGCCTGCTGGGACGTGGCGACATGCTGTATCTGCCGCCGGGGACAAGCCGTGTGCAGCGCGTGCATGCTCCATTTGTTACAGAGAAGGAGATTTCCGCTGTGACAGCGTTCTGGAAGGCGCAGGGCGAGGCCGAGTATGTTCACGGCTTCCTCGAAGGACCGAAGGAAGATGCGGGCAAGGACGGCGAGGGCAGCACGGAAGGCGACAACGACGATCCGATGTACGACGACGCGGTGCGGCTGGTCTTCGAGTTCGGCAAGGCGAGCACTTCCCTGCTGCAGCGGCGTCTGCGTATCGGCTACGGGCGTGCGGCTCATCTGATCGATATGATGTACAATGACGGTCTGGTGGGTCCGGCGGATGGTTCGAAGCCGCGTGAGATATTGAAGTCGCCGAATTGGATCAGTGAAGTCGATACGGCGATACGGTAG
- a CDS encoding undecaprenyl-diphosphate phosphatase, whose amino-acid sequence MPIFKVIVLAIVQGLAELLPVSSSAHVVVTEKLMGLDPSSPQMTLLLVMLHTGTMFAVIAYFWNQWKKTYFASSDAFKRFAIRVIWATILTAAIGEVIKKIIEKTLFHGAPKAEIEDLFGRLDLIAPALAAVGILILISGLLEKRRMGAHPNVYGDSVTMRQAGWIGAIQGLCLPFRGFSRSGATISTGMLTGASKERAERFSFALAVVLTPPVVAREVLRLLKASHEAAAAGTPIDLHGSVVTSLLGAVFAFFAGLVALKWLSSWLEEGRWYLFGIYCLVASVVVFYLHHIGY is encoded by the coding sequence ATGCCGATTTTCAAAGTGATTGTTCTTGCCATTGTGCAAGGCCTGGCAGAGCTGCTGCCCGTCTCGAGTTCCGCTCACGTTGTGGTGACGGAGAAGCTGATGGGGCTTGACCCCTCGTCACCGCAGATGACCCTGCTGCTGGTGATGCTGCATACGGGCACGATGTTCGCCGTGATCGCGTACTTCTGGAATCAGTGGAAGAAAACGTACTTCGCAAGCAGCGATGCCTTCAAACGGTTTGCGATCCGCGTGATCTGGGCGACGATCCTGACGGCTGCGATCGGCGAAGTGATCAAGAAGATTATCGAGAAGACTTTATTTCATGGCGCTCCGAAGGCCGAGATTGAGGACCTGTTTGGGCGGCTGGATTTGATTGCTCCTGCGTTGGCTGCAGTTGGAATCCTGATTTTGATCTCTGGGCTGCTGGAGAAACGACGCATGGGTGCGCATCCCAATGTCTACGGCGACAGCGTGACGATGCGACAGGCTGGGTGGATCGGCGCGATTCAGGGGTTATGCCTGCCATTTCGCGGGTTTTCGCGTTCGGGTGCTACGATCTCGACCGGCATGCTGACCGGTGCCAGTAAAGAGCGCGCCGAGCGGTTCAGCTTTGCGTTGGCTGTGGTGCTGACTCCACCTGTCGTGGCGCGAGAGGTACTGCGGCTTTTGAAGGCTTCGCACGAGGCTGCGGCTGCTGGTACGCCGATCGACCTGCACGGCAGCGTAGTGACGAGTCTGCTGGGCGCAGTGTTTGCGTTCTTTGCCGGACTTGTGGCTTTGAAGTGGCTTAGCAGCTGGCTCGAAGAGGGACGTTGGTATCTGTTTGGAATTTATTGCCTGGTGGCTTCAGTTGTTGTGTTTTATTTGCATCACATTGGATATTGA
- a CDS encoding response regulator: MLSLLLTSQGYSVGAADSGDAALLRLQEARDSLPEVVLTDLQMPGLAGIELACQIRAVCGSQTMLLAMSGSEPGGEVQSAFDGFLAKPFSMDALQEAIAGRAATSTGGAILEDVTVLDQTVYGKLAGSMRPERIGQLYALCLDDARRRIAAMQLAASGGDDDAYRKEAHAIKGGCGMVGACELQRLATSMETRGLDATNHVATLDEFLLGCERLERMLVAREVDLRKNATPDLRGDSTHE; this comes from the coding sequence GTGCTCTCGCTTCTGCTGACCAGCCAGGGGTACTCGGTGGGAGCGGCTGACTCCGGGGATGCGGCGCTGCTGCGGCTGCAAGAAGCTCGGGACTCTCTGCCGGAGGTGGTGTTGACCGACCTGCAGATGCCAGGTTTGGCTGGTATCGAACTGGCCTGCCAGATACGCGCGGTCTGCGGCTCACAAACCATGCTGCTGGCTATGAGCGGAAGTGAGCCTGGGGGGGAAGTCCAGTCGGCCTTCGATGGATTTCTGGCTAAGCCGTTTTCTATGGATGCACTTCAAGAGGCGATTGCGGGCCGTGCTGCCACCTCGACGGGCGGGGCGATTCTTGAAGATGTAACCGTGCTCGATCAAACTGTATATGGGAAACTGGCCGGATCCATGCGTCCGGAGCGGATCGGTCAGCTATATGCACTCTGCCTGGATGATGCGCGGCGGCGTATCGCAGCGATGCAGCTGGCGGCATCAGGAGGAGATGACGATGCATATCGTAAGGAAGCGCACGCCATTAAAGGGGGCTGTGGTATGGTCGGCGCCTGTGAACTGCAAAGACTTGCGACTTCCATGGAGACGAGGGGTTTGGACGCTACTAATCATGTAGCTACGCTTGATGAATTCCTGCTGGGTTGCGAACGGCTGGAGCGTATGCTGGTCGCACGCGAAGTTGACCTTAGAAAAAACGCAACTCCAGATTTGCGAGGAGATAGCACGCATGAATGA
- a CDS encoding PA2169 family four-helix-bundle protein yields MPTDTSKQHEMERALNSLISTLLDSQKGFADIGEHLKDETLKRYFLAESLKRASFRGDLEEILHQNGVHDIKESGTTTGTLHRVWGDLKAKLGGGDHALLQTAEQGEDEAKKAYKDALDQDLPLPVRQLLAEQQAHILTAHDYVRSHRDVLAAK; encoded by the coding sequence ATGCCAACTGACACATCCAAGCAGCACGAGATGGAGCGCGCCCTGAATTCGCTCATTAGCACCCTTCTAGATAGCCAGAAAGGCTTTGCCGACATCGGCGAACACCTGAAAGACGAAACCTTGAAGCGTTACTTTCTCGCCGAATCTCTCAAACGCGCCAGCTTCCGCGGCGACCTCGAAGAGATCCTCCACCAGAATGGCGTCCACGATATCAAAGAATCAGGTACCACAACCGGCACTCTACACCGCGTGTGGGGCGATCTGAAGGCCAAGCTGGGTGGCGGAGATCATGCTCTTCTCCAGACCGCCGAACAAGGCGAAGATGAAGCCAAGAAGGCCTATAAAGACGCATTGGATCAGGATCTTCCTCTTCCCGTACGTCAGCTTCTGGCAGAGCAGCAGGCTCACATCCTCACCGCCCACGACTACGTCCGAAGCCACCGCGACGTCCTTGCAGCGAAGTAG
- a CDS encoding response regulator: MNEALKRSAEGQAVLTAPIRIVVADDHPVVRFGVKNMLESEPGFEVVGEAEDGDVAITQTLELEPDILLLDLLMPRLPGLEAMRAIMSKSPRVKIILLTSTISTQQIIEALQIGARGIVLKDAVAGDLSMSLRAVLAGDYWIGGERVANLVTALNELMKQAASTPEKKTYGLTPRELEVVTCIVEGCSNKDVAKQFAISEETVKRHLSNIFDKTGVSTRLELALFAIAHKLVVLD; this comes from the coding sequence ATGAATGAAGCACTGAAGAGATCTGCCGAGGGACAAGCTGTTCTGACTGCACCCATCCGTATCGTCGTCGCCGACGATCATCCTGTTGTGCGCTTTGGCGTGAAGAACATGCTGGAGAGCGAGCCCGGCTTCGAGGTCGTCGGTGAGGCCGAGGATGGCGATGTTGCCATTACGCAGACGCTGGAACTTGAGCCAGACATCCTCCTGCTCGACCTGCTGATGCCGCGGCTGCCGGGTCTGGAGGCCATGCGCGCCATCATGAGCAAGTCGCCACGGGTGAAGATCATTCTGCTGACCAGCACTATCTCGACCCAGCAGATCATTGAGGCGTTGCAGATCGGTGCGCGGGGCATCGTGCTCAAGGATGCGGTGGCGGGCGATCTGTCGATGTCGCTACGGGCCGTGCTCGCGGGCGATTATTGGATCGGCGGCGAGCGGGTCGCCAATCTGGTTACGGCGCTCAACGAACTGATGAAACAGGCCGCCTCCACGCCCGAGAAGAAGACCTATGGGTTGACTCCGCGCGAGCTCGAGGTGGTGACCTGCATCGTCGAAGGCTGCAGCAACAAGGATGTCGCCAAGCAGTTTGCCATCAGCGAGGAGACGGTGAAGCGGCATCTTTCGAACATCTTCGATAAGACGGGCGTATCGACGAGGCTCGAGCTTGCCCTGTTTGCCATCGCACACAAACTCGTCGTCCTTGACTAG
- a CDS encoding GNAT family N-acetyltransferase, with protein sequence MTDDSLPRDLVVRGIALEDAMAVAELCGQLGYPASDAEIVERIKDLLTRAGDQVAYVACLGDEVVGWLEVSIVHHLQSAPYALIGGLVVRDGVRSLGVGRRLCAEVEEWSRGKGMGVLRVSSRMTRKDAHRFYLRNGFLQTKTSAVFEKVLS encoded by the coding sequence GTGACTGACGATTCCCTTCCCCGGGATCTTGTGGTGCGTGGGATCGCGCTCGAAGATGCCATGGCGGTTGCGGAATTATGCGGCCAGTTAGGTTATCCGGCTTCTGACGCGGAGATTGTGGAGCGTATCAAGGATTTGCTGACACGTGCCGGGGATCAGGTAGCCTATGTCGCGTGCCTGGGTGACGAAGTCGTGGGGTGGCTTGAGGTTTCGATTGTGCATCATCTACAGTCGGCTCCATATGCGCTGATCGGCGGGTTGGTGGTGAGGGACGGGGTGCGAAGTCTTGGCGTAGGAAGGAGGCTATGCGCCGAGGTGGAGGAGTGGAGCAGAGGCAAAGGCATGGGGGTACTACGGGTGAGCTCGCGGATGACGCGGAAGGACGCTCACCGGTTCTATCTTAGGAACGGGTTTCTACAAACCAAGACCTCGGCAGTGTTTGAGAAGGTTCTCTCCTAA
- a CDS encoding DUF2339 domain-containing protein — protein MQPQQRRIPGVSRSHRVPLAGQQKREHFPADCIIIDYQYPDLRCPIVHVGKEYQLKGSSSTPTCDGGTVVAMGQQEDPRQSNGEVAAELAALSARVEALERELALLRHASRAASPEPVPPPPCVTEAVTSDTSPLRQHPPPRASLENRIGSRLFNFIGIFALLIGSGWFLKLAMDNHWIGPLGRILAGLIAGTAIILWSERFRRQGFSVFSYSLKAVGGGVLYLSLWAAFQLYHLMPASAALGAMILVTAWNAYMAWSQNSELLAAYALAGGFATPLLLSTGVNHQIFLFTYILVIDIATVVLVRLKPWPRLLLGAFPATVAFFIGWYIQFNSADQLDTSILFVGLFFLTFASVALGGSPEAKRTASIITEILLPLGNAAFAALALYSLLQDAGHHDLLPWVMILFAALYLGLMRLPETSVASAVHLSLAIVFLTIAIPLKASGRWITIGWLAEGVALLWVSAHLSVPKTEDTPVRVHRVLRWLAIGALVLGFLGLLSFPYLFDRYLQTPFLNSRFATSLFGVAALAASAWISLHARQYPDESSPSWRQIAGGCIIALNMVAILACVRELDTAWSAAAGNHEADLQRSLAISAFLMLYGAALLAVGFWKRSAFIRWQALLLLVFTIAKTFLYDMRDLSQGYRVVSFLGLGVLLMAISFAYQKDWLALRDPSPDPTPKAGR, from the coding sequence TTGCAGCCGCAGCAGCGCCGCATCCCCGGAGTCAGCCGCTCCCACCGAGTACCCCTGGCTGGTCAGCAGAAGCGAGAGCACTTCCCTGCTGACTGCATCATCATCGACTACCAGTACCCGGACCTGCGCTGCCCCATTGTTCATGTTGGCAAAGAGTATCAATTGAAAGGCTCCAGTTCCACTCCAACCTGCGATGGCGGTACAGTAGTTGCCATGGGCCAGCAGGAAGATCCGAGGCAGTCAAACGGCGAAGTGGCCGCAGAATTGGCTGCACTGTCGGCTCGGGTCGAGGCGCTCGAGCGGGAACTAGCCTTGCTGCGCCACGCGTCGCGGGCTGCATCCCCGGAGCCGGTTCCGCCCCCACCCTGCGTCACGGAAGCGGTCACATCAGACACTTCTCCGCTACGACAACATCCGCCCCCCCGAGCCTCGCTCGAAAACCGCATCGGCTCCCGCCTCTTCAACTTCATCGGAATCTTCGCGCTCCTCATCGGCTCGGGCTGGTTCCTGAAGTTGGCGATGGACAACCACTGGATCGGGCCGTTGGGACGGATCCTTGCGGGTCTGATCGCCGGAACCGCAATCATCCTCTGGTCGGAACGGTTCCGTCGACAGGGCTTCAGCGTCTTCTCGTACTCGTTGAAGGCAGTAGGCGGCGGCGTACTGTACCTCTCGTTATGGGCCGCATTCCAGCTCTATCACCTGATGCCCGCGAGCGCCGCTCTCGGCGCTATGATTCTGGTTACCGCGTGGAATGCCTATATGGCATGGTCGCAAAACAGCGAGCTGCTGGCGGCCTATGCGCTGGCCGGAGGATTCGCGACGCCGCTTTTGCTATCCACGGGCGTCAATCATCAAATATTTCTCTTTACCTACATCTTAGTGATCGATATCGCGACCGTCGTGCTTGTCCGGCTGAAACCCTGGCCTCGGCTGCTGCTGGGAGCATTCCCCGCGACGGTTGCCTTCTTTATCGGCTGGTACATTCAGTTCAACTCCGCAGACCAGCTAGACACATCCATCCTCTTCGTCGGACTCTTCTTTCTCACCTTCGCCAGTGTTGCGCTGGGGGGTTCTCCGGAGGCAAAGCGCACAGCAAGCATCATCACCGAGATCCTGCTTCCCCTTGGAAATGCGGCATTCGCTGCTCTGGCGTTGTACTCACTGTTGCAAGATGCGGGCCATCACGATCTGCTGCCGTGGGTGATGATTCTCTTCGCAGCGCTGTACCTGGGCCTGATGCGGCTGCCGGAGACCAGCGTCGCCTCAGCCGTGCATCTGTCGCTCGCCATCGTCTTTCTCACTATTGCGATTCCGCTGAAGGCAAGCGGCCGCTGGATCACAATAGGCTGGCTGGCGGAGGGTGTGGCACTCCTCTGGGTCTCAGCACACCTCTCGGTCCCGAAGACGGAAGACACGCCCGTCCGAGTGCATCGCGTCCTTCGTTGGCTTGCGATCGGCGCTCTGGTGCTAGGTTTCCTCGGCCTGCTCAGCTTCCCATACCTCTTCGACCGCTACCTTCAGACCCCCTTCCTGAACTCACGCTTTGCCACCTCGCTATTCGGAGTCGCCGCGCTCGCGGCCTCTGCCTGGATTTCGCTCCACGCGCGCCAGTATCCAGATGAGTCGTCTCCAAGCTGGCGACAGATCGCCGGCGGATGCATCATCGCACTCAACATGGTCGCCATCCTGGCCTGTGTCCGCGAACTCGACACCGCATGGAGCGCCGCCGCCGGAAACCACGAGGCAGATCTTCAGCGATCGCTCGCCATCTCCGCCTTCCTGATGCTCTATGGAGCCGCGCTGCTTGCCGTAGGCTTCTGGAAACGCTCTGCCTTCATCCGTTGGCAGGCGCTTCTTCTGCTCGTCTTTACCATCGCCAAGACCTTTCTCTACGATATGCGCGACCTCAGCCAGGGCTACCGTGTCGTCAGCTTCCTCGGTCTGGGCGTGCTGCTAATGGCGATCAGCTTTGCCTACCAGAAGGACTGGCTGGCTCTCCGCGATCCAAGCCCCGATCCCACTCCGAAGGCAGGCCGGTGA